A genomic segment from Frateuria edaphi encodes:
- a CDS encoding right-handed parallel beta-helix repeat-containing protein, whose protein sequence is MLAFTALALSAVAAPSFAANWWNPKPHTVIGSAYVDVHKFGALGNGVHDDTAAIQAAVDSLPTSGGTVFVPAGHYMVNATKPIKLRSHTRLKMDPTATLEVIPTSAGRYMVIQVYNATDVRVVGGNLIGDRAKHKGTSGEWGYGVNVTASTNVVLKNIKISNFWGDGIWIGAKDVKRVHVRSDYVTVNGVVSSNNRRQGLSIGPAQHVYIVNSTFQNTNGTLPEAGIDIEPMTEGQTNTIRLENNTFAGNNGNGIEMHAHISDIAIVGNTMKGNRGFGVLGVSAPGVTVTGNTMTENGLAGVRPSGKSHDWSITGNTLKYNSTRYMSATKDGGSLSRDIQFGANVYNIKVSNNIFSNAKYNTYTR, encoded by the coding sequence ATGCTCGCATTCACCGCGCTGGCCCTTTCGGCCGTCGCTGCGCCCTCGTTTGCGGCCAACTGGTGGAACCCCAAGCCGCATACCGTCATCGGCAGCGCCTATGTGGATGTGCACAAGTTCGGTGCCCTGGGCAACGGCGTGCATGACGACACTGCCGCCATCCAGGCCGCCGTCGACTCGCTGCCGACCAGCGGCGGCACCGTCTTCGTGCCGGCCGGCCACTACATGGTCAACGCCACCAAGCCGATCAAGCTGCGCTCGCACACCCGCCTGAAGATGGATCCGACCGCCACCCTGGAAGTGATCCCGACCAGCGCCGGCCGCTACATGGTGATCCAGGTCTACAACGCGACCGACGTGCGCGTGGTCGGCGGCAACCTGATCGGCGACCGCGCCAAGCACAAGGGCACCTCGGGCGAGTGGGGCTACGGCGTCAACGTCACGGCGTCGACCAACGTCGTGCTGAAGAACATCAAGATCTCCAACTTCTGGGGCGACGGCATCTGGATCGGCGCCAAGGACGTCAAGCGCGTGCACGTGCGTTCGGACTACGTGACCGTCAACGGCGTCGTGTCCAGCAACAACCGCCGCCAGGGCCTGTCGATCGGCCCGGCCCAGCACGTGTACATCGTCAACAGCACCTTCCAGAACACCAACGGCACGCTGCCGGAGGCGGGCATCGACATCGAGCCGATGACCGAAGGCCAGACCAACACCATCCGCCTGGAGAACAACACCTTCGCCGGCAACAACGGCAACGGCATCGAAATGCACGCCCACATCTCCGACATCGCGATCGTCGGCAACACGATGAAGGGCAACCGCGGCTTCGGCGTGCTGGGTGTGTCCGCCCCGGGCGTCACCGTCACCGGCAACACCATGACCGAGAACGGCCTGGCGGGCGTGCGCCCCAGTGGCAAGTCGCACGACTGGTCGATCACCGGCAACACGCTCAAGTACAACAGCACCCGCTACATGTCCGCGACCAAGGACGGCGGCTCGCTGAGCCGTGACATCCAGTTCGGCGCGAACGTGTACAACATCAAGGTGTCGAACAACATCTTCTCCAACGCCAAGTACAACACCTATACCCGCTAA
- a CDS encoding alpha/beta hydrolase family protein, with amino-acid sequence MNKHARQGLLAVCFLLSLTCIASPQTHPAPAAGHGPSAAGKRASMETMGIPSHGQRMNALVYVAAGTGPHPAVILLHGFPGNERNLDLAQDIRRAGWDVLYFNYRGSWGTPGDFSFSHGIEDVASALAYLRQPAVARKLRLDPARIVLIGHSMGGFMAIQAAAADPRVRAIGVISGGDLGGEYQHLRRDNASAGATGKMAAALADEGMAPLHGCTPDGLAQQVAAHAADWVFTAKAPALKDRNVLVVTSDDGLANYNDAFVDGLRKAGDGHVTTTHLATDHAYSDMRTELSKTVLAWLAGLAP; translated from the coding sequence ATGAACAAGCACGCGCGACAAGGCCTTCTGGCCGTCTGTTTCCTTCTCAGCCTGACCTGCATCGCCAGTCCGCAGACACATCCGGCGCCCGCCGCCGGACACGGTCCATCGGCGGCTGGAAAACGCGCGTCGATGGAGACGATGGGAATCCCCAGCCACGGCCAACGGATGAATGCGCTGGTGTACGTCGCCGCAGGTACCGGCCCGCACCCGGCGGTGATCCTGCTCCACGGCTTCCCTGGCAACGAACGCAACCTGGACCTTGCGCAGGACATCCGTCGCGCCGGCTGGGACGTGCTCTATTTCAACTACCGCGGGTCATGGGGTACACCCGGCGATTTCTCCTTCAGCCACGGCATCGAGGATGTCGCATCGGCATTGGCTTACCTGCGGCAACCGGCCGTGGCGAGGAAGCTGCGGCTGGACCCCGCGCGCATCGTGCTGATTGGCCATAGCATGGGCGGCTTCATGGCGATCCAGGCAGCCGCGGCCGATCCCCGCGTCAGGGCCATCGGTGTGATTTCCGGCGGCGATCTCGGTGGGGAGTACCAGCATTTGCGCCGCGACAACGCCAGCGCGGGCGCGACCGGAAAAATGGCCGCCGCCTTGGCCGACGAGGGCATGGCCCCGCTGCACGGCTGCACGCCCGATGGTCTCGCGCAGCAGGTGGCCGCGCACGCCGCCGATTGGGTGTTCACCGCCAAGGCGCCCGCACTGAAGGACCGCAACGTGCTTGTAGTCACCTCCGACGACGGCCTGGCCAACTACAACGATGCTTTCGTCGACGGGCTGCGCAAGGCGGGCGACGGCCATGTAACCACCACGCACCTGGCCACCGATCACGCCTATTCGGACATGCGTACCGAACTGTCGAAGACGGTGCTTGCCTGGCTGGCCGGATTGGCGCCATAG
- the arr gene encoding NAD(+)--rifampin ADP-ribosyltransferase codes for MHDDEWVPVSHDNCCRVEGPFYHGTRADLSVGDLLTAGFVSNYDERIVMNHVYFTAVPKGAGLAAEMARGEGRPRVYVIVPTGTFEDDPNVTDKKFRGNPTRSYRSASPLRIVGELERWEPYDAEFIRELRRRVEGGMGEIIN; via the coding sequence ATGCATGACGACGAGTGGGTTCCGGTTTCGCACGACAACTGCTGCCGGGTGGAAGGGCCGTTCTATCACGGGACCCGGGCGGACCTTTCGGTCGGCGACCTGCTGACTGCCGGGTTCGTCTCCAATTACGACGAGCGGATCGTGATGAACCATGTGTACTTCACTGCCGTGCCGAAGGGCGCCGGTCTGGCCGCGGAGATGGCGCGGGGCGAAGGCAGGCCGCGGGTCTATGTCATCGTGCCGACCGGAACATTCGAAGACGACCCGAACGTCACGGACAAGAAGTTCCGCGGCAACCCGACACGGTCGTACCGGAGCGCGTCGCCGCTGAGGATCGTGGGCGAGCTTGAACGCTGGGAGCCATACGACGCGGAGTTCATCCGGGAACTGAGGCGTCGGGTCGAAGGCGGCATGGGAGAGATCATCAATTGA
- a CDS encoding bifunctional diguanylate cyclase/phosphodiesterase: MPPKSTDRRLLAPQVVEQDALPLASRVPGVLWGLIAVGCGLLLTLWLYRIQARQWQAAQRDAVVAEAEKGVVQLRAKLRSAELLLRSLQTMFLVSGKMDAGQFARVYDNLDPRRDFPSLLAVAYVVREPRSDGDHFPTTLVAPLDGNRNLLGLDVVDQPANMQALLQSRDTDRLAVSEPFPLVQDLGTSGRRQGITLRLPDFGPGDSLDSPAVRRQRLRGSIAISFRIADLIRTGLPAPLLNAARISVTDITRRPHVPLFDSHGGAPGAAPSIVHRLPFGGRIWELAVFPTEAAGSPPWPQSVAPAGILASVLLGLLVWSLTDTRRRAVELGRRLGERYQESEERFRTLNELLPALVVLADAADGRIVYANQAARGRLGESLAGSPLASVLEVDEVEVERRLASPETGAVELALHDASGGRFWASVSMSWLMLDGRPQWAMVASDVTEQRALTELLGYQATHDELTGLINRREFERRLQRVTQDVRESPPYAAVLFIDLDQFKLVNDTSGHVAGDQLLLQLATVMRARLGEEHVLARLGGDEFGVILAGLDTPAHAAELAEHLRRGLDGFVFVWETKSYMASISVGAVMIDRPGTPLAELLAAADTACYMAKEQGRNRVHFYSERDEQSALRRGEMEWANRLRWAVQEQRFVLTYQEVRALGAEPAGIHVELLLRFRDEHGDLVSPGAFIPAAERYGLMPLIDRWVIETALANVNRLHPAGAALRMVAINLSGASIDDETLAERIVELLRLHHVAPERVCFEITETVAVRKLADVIRFVTRLRDAGCRVALDDFGVGMSSFSYLKHLPVDILKIDGSFIRDMLSDPISHAMVRAVSDIAHRLGLVVVAEWVTDEAVMASLRDLGVDMAQGFSLHQPERVMFQRD, encoded by the coding sequence GTGCCACCGAAATCGACCGACCGACGTCTCCTTGCGCCGCAAGTCGTCGAACAGGATGCCCTGCCACTGGCCAGCCGGGTGCCCGGCGTGCTCTGGGGACTGATCGCGGTCGGCTGCGGCCTTCTACTGACGTTGTGGCTGTACCGGATCCAGGCGCGGCAGTGGCAGGCGGCGCAGCGCGATGCCGTGGTGGCCGAAGCGGAAAAGGGCGTGGTCCAGCTGCGGGCGAAGCTACGCTCGGCCGAACTGCTGCTGCGATCCCTGCAGACGATGTTCCTGGTCTCGGGGAAGATGGATGCGGGTCAGTTCGCGCGCGTGTATGACAACCTGGATCCGCGCCGGGACTTTCCCAGCCTGCTCGCCGTGGCGTACGTCGTCCGCGAGCCGCGATCCGACGGCGACCATTTCCCGACCACGCTGGTCGCGCCGCTGGATGGCAATCGCAACCTGCTGGGGCTGGACGTCGTCGACCAGCCGGCCAACATGCAGGCCTTGCTCCAATCGCGCGACACGGACCGGCTGGCCGTGTCGGAGCCCTTTCCGCTGGTACAGGACCTGGGCACCAGCGGGCGCAGGCAGGGCATCACGTTGCGGTTGCCCGACTTCGGGCCCGGCGATTCGCTCGATTCGCCAGCGGTGCGCCGGCAACGGCTGCGCGGTTCCATCGCGATCTCCTTCCGGATCGCCGACCTGATCCGGACGGGCCTGCCGGCACCGCTGCTGAATGCGGCGCGCATCTCGGTGACGGACATCACCCGGCGGCCGCACGTCCCGCTTTTCGACTCCCATGGCGGCGCGCCAGGAGCGGCGCCCTCGATCGTCCACCGCCTGCCATTCGGGGGACGCATCTGGGAACTGGCGGTCTTTCCGACGGAGGCGGCCGGCAGTCCGCCCTGGCCGCAATCGGTGGCGCCCGCCGGGATACTTGCCAGCGTGTTGCTCGGCCTGCTGGTCTGGTCGCTGACCGACACGCGGCGTCGCGCCGTGGAACTGGGGCGGCGCCTGGGTGAGCGCTACCAGGAAAGCGAGGAGCGCTTTCGCACCCTCAACGAACTGCTTCCCGCGCTCGTGGTGCTGGCCGATGCCGCGGACGGGCGCATCGTCTACGCCAACCAGGCCGCGCGAGGGCGCCTTGGGGAGAGCCTCGCGGGGAGTCCATTGGCCTCGGTGCTGGAGGTGGACGAGGTCGAGGTGGAACGGCGCCTGGCCAGTCCCGAGACCGGCGCGGTCGAGCTGGCCCTTCACGACGCATCCGGCGGACGCTTCTGGGCCAGCGTGTCGATGTCCTGGTTGATGCTCGATGGACGTCCGCAATGGGCGATGGTCGCCAGCGACGTGACCGAGCAGCGCGCGCTGACCGAACTGCTCGGTTACCAGGCGACGCACGACGAACTCACCGGACTGATCAACCGGCGCGAATTCGAACGTCGCCTGCAGCGGGTGACCCAGGACGTTCGCGAATCACCACCGTATGCCGCGGTGCTTTTCATCGACCTGGACCAGTTCAAGCTGGTCAACGACACCTCCGGGCACGTGGCAGGTGACCAGCTTTTGCTGCAACTGGCGACGGTGATGCGCGCGCGGCTGGGCGAAGAACACGTTCTCGCGCGGCTGGGAGGCGACGAATTCGGCGTGATCCTGGCGGGACTGGATACGCCCGCGCACGCCGCGGAGCTGGCCGAACACCTGCGCCGGGGCCTGGACGGCTTCGTCTTCGTCTGGGAGACCAAGAGCTACATGGCGAGCATCAGCGTGGGCGCCGTCATGATCGATCGTCCCGGCACGCCGTTGGCGGAGTTGCTCGCCGCCGCCGACACCGCCTGCTACATGGCCAAGGAGCAGGGGCGCAACCGCGTGCACTTCTACTCCGAACGGGACGAGCAGAGCGCGCTGCGGCGCGGCGAGATGGAGTGGGCCAATCGTCTGCGCTGGGCGGTGCAGGAGCAGCGTTTCGTGCTGACCTACCAGGAGGTTCGTGCGCTAGGCGCCGAACCGGCGGGGATCCACGTCGAGCTCCTGCTTCGCTTTCGCGACGAACACGGCGACTTGGTGTCCCCCGGGGCGTTCATTCCCGCGGCAGAGCGTTATGGCCTGATGCCGCTGATCGATCGCTGGGTGATCGAGACCGCGCTGGCGAACGTCAACCGATTGCATCCGGCGGGGGCGGCGCTGCGCATGGTGGCGATCAACCTTTCCGGCGCCAGCATCGACGATGAAACGCTGGCCGAGCGGATCGTCGAGCTGCTGCGCTTGCATCACGTGGCGCCCGAGCGCGTGTGTTTCGAGATCACCGAAACGGTGGCGGTACGCAAGTTGGCCGACGTCATCCGCTTCGTGACCCGGCTGCGCGATGCCGGTTGCCGCGTCGCCCTGGACGACTTCGGCGTGGGCATGTCTTCGTTCTCCTATCTCAAGCACCTGCCGGTGGACATCCTCAAGATCGATGGCAGCTTCATCCGCGACATGCTCAGTGATCCGATCAGCCATGCGATGGTGCGGGCGGTAAGCGACATCGCACACCGGTTGGGCCTGGTGGTGGTCGCCGAGTGGGTGACGGACGAGGCGGTCATGGCGTCGTTGCGCGATCTTGGCGTCGACATGGCCCAGGGCTTTTCGCTGCATCAGCCCGAGCGCGTCATGTTCCAGCGGGACTGA
- a CDS encoding DUF4386 domain-containing protein: MATPANGTSPQVYARIAGLLYIVLIIAGALGEIFIRSRLVVPGDAAATAGNILGSPSLWRLGIAGDLVMHVCDVFVMWALYLLLRPVSRNLALLNLLLNLIQTAVLVANKIILLVPLFLLGDAAYPKAFDQAQLQAWSYLAIKLHDYGFGIGLIFFGCVCLLEGYLIRTSRYLPKLIGVLMQIAGACYLINSFALLLAPHLEARLFPAIMVPCLLAELSLALWLLIRGVDEAEWRKRAGMGSPASAVGV, encoded by the coding sequence ATGGCCACTCCAGCGAATGGAACATCGCCACAGGTCTATGCGCGGATCGCCGGCCTGCTTTACATCGTCCTCATCATCGCCGGCGCGCTCGGGGAGATCTTCATCCGGAGCAGGCTGGTGGTACCCGGTGATGCAGCCGCCACTGCCGGCAACATCCTGGGCTCGCCATCGCTGTGGCGCCTGGGCATCGCCGGCGACCTGGTCATGCACGTGTGTGACGTGTTCGTCATGTGGGCGCTTTACCTGCTGCTCCGGCCGGTCAGCCGCAACCTCGCCCTGCTGAACTTGCTGCTCAATCTCATCCAGACGGCCGTGCTGGTGGCCAACAAGATCATCTTGCTGGTGCCGCTGTTCCTGCTGGGAGATGCGGCCTACCCCAAGGCCTTCGACCAGGCCCAGCTGCAGGCCTGGTCGTACCTGGCGATCAAGCTGCACGATTACGGCTTCGGTATCGGGCTCATCTTCTTCGGATGTGTTTGTCTGCTCGAGGGCTATCTGATCCGCACTTCGCGCTATCTGCCGAAGCTGATCGGCGTGCTCATGCAGATTGCGGGCGCCTGTTACCTGATCAACAGCTTTGCCCTGCTGCTCGCGCCCCACCTGGAGGCGCGTCTGTTCCCCGCGATCATGGTGCCGTGCCTCCTCGCCGAGCTATCGCTGGCGTTGTGGCTGCTGATCAGGGGCGTGGACGAGGCCGAGTGGCGGAAGCGGGCAGGCATGGGCTCGCCAGCTTCGGCCGTTGGTGTCTGA